One stretch of Daphnia pulicaria isolate SC F1-1A chromosome 6, SC_F0-13Bv2, whole genome shotgun sequence DNA includes these proteins:
- the LOC124344625 gene encoding uncharacterized protein LOC124344625 isoform X2 — protein MAAFFVLTVPTAAYEQKLLADRDKNVEDKQLTTPLPKGSVKGFLGLAPVQESTLLQNRRLDAGLKSSSIALESATTDQPVDEPGQSNFVSIASVLTSTLDELKVNDVVWGRSSNDKYYQVTFPSGKNNAEEILQKLRILGIGSIYDTKLSVLQCSLQYNSQDTFLIDNKVETSDAETDADTDGEKAAERKLLSKTSRNEFIQSIKSRLAVAQVVEGVRASAVLSFDFIMFVLLAGMLAALGLVENSSVILVASMLVSPMMGPILAGTFGTVIQDHNLQRLGVKTELIGLALCLTFGFAFGIVYTSIANWNDGFWLKDEMVARGQLRSLWVGVLIALPSGAGVALSVLGGNAGSLVGVAISASLLPPVVNSGLLWAAALTKYIEFQISNNSSVLVAPETYKTTYSDNMAEEALLLGAVSLCLTLLNIFCIVLMGVIVLKIKEVTPDKEAPNTRRFWSHDIREVRNYNKTLAGKEAKSLITQIHEEINAKLEQEDAAASGTWRNCVQQIFTDPVYQTVRMKSAYLSPEITQMTWHPIHKQPTSNLNSPTTIESTLLKHSENNQFQRSVSVPRGAVEQNVNRVKLGTVTRERQLFTKYSHQQTPSPTRKITWNFPFQSNDSRQGRFIISRADIPVGSRRPRRASRKEECTANLYDLHDLVP, from the exons ATGGCCGCGTTTTTTGTTCTTACCGTTCCTACAGCGGCTTACGAACAAAAACTTTTGGCCGATCGTGATAAGAATGTCGAAGATAAACAACTGACGACGCCTTTGCCGAAGGGAAGTGTCAAGGGATTCCTGGGTTTGGCTCCCGTACAGGAATCGACTTTGCTTCAAAATCGTCGTTTAGATGCTGGCTTGAAATCCAGCAGCATCGCATTGGAATCTGCAACGACAG ACCAGCCCGTCGACGAACCCGGTCAATCGAACTTCGTCTCAATAGCTAgt GTACTCACTAGTACTCTTGATGAGCTCAAAGTCAATGACGTCGTTTGGGGACGTTCGAGCAACGATAAATATTACCAG gTGACTTTTCCTTCCGGTAAAAATAATGCTGAAGAAATTCTACAAAAACTTCGAATCCTAGGAATTGGTTCAATTTACGATACAAAATtgag CGTGCTCCAGTGTTCGTTGCAGTACAACAGTCAAGACACCTTCCTGATAGACAACAAAGTCGAGACTTCAGACGCAGAAACTGATGCAGACACTGATGG TGAAAAAGCTGCTGAACGTAAATTGCTTTCTAAAACGTCAAGAAACGAATTCATTCAGTCTATAAAGTCGCGACTCGCTGTTGCCCAAGTCGTCGAAG GAGTCCGTGCGAGTGCTGTTCTCTCGTTTGACTTCATCATGTTCGTCCTTCTTGCAGG TATGTTGGCGGCGTTGGGGCTAGTCGAAAATTCATCAGTCATTCTTGTGGCCTCTATGTTGG tgtcTCCTATGATG GGCCCTATTTTGGCGGGAACTTTTGGAACTGTTATTCAAGACCACAATCTTCAG CGTTTGGGCGTGAAAACTGAACTTATCGGACTAGCGTTATGTTTGACGTTCGGATTCGCATTCGGCATCGTGTATACTTCTATTGCAAATTGGAACGATGGTTTCTGGTTGAAAGATGAAATGGTGGCAAG GGGACAACTGCGTTCACTATGGGTGGGAGTGCTGATAGCCCTACCCTCAGGTGCAGGTGTTGCGCTCAGTGTGTTGG GTGGGAATGCTGGCTCTCTAGTGGGTGTTGCGATATCCGCATCGCTCTTACCACCTGTTGTAAACTCG GGTTTATTGTGGGCGGCCGCGTTAACTAAGTACATAGAAttccaaatttcaaacaacagCAGCGTATTGGTTGCACCCGAGACTTATAAAACTACATACTCTGATAATATGGCAGAAGAG GCATTGCTGCTTGGTGCTGTTAGCCTCTGTTTGACCCTTCTAAACATTTTTTGCATAGTTTTGATGGGAGTTATCGTCCTTAAG attAAGGAAGTAACGCCCGACAAAGAAGCACCAAATACCAGGCGGTTCTGGAGTCATGACATCAGAGAAGTGCGAAACTACAATAAAACACTAGCCGGAAAAGAAGCTAAAAGTTTAATAACTCA AATCCACGAAGAAATAAATGCCAAACTGGAGCAAGAAGACGCAGCGGCAAGTGGTACATGGAGGAACTGCGTACAACAGATTTTCACCGATCCTGTATACCAGACAGTCCGAATGAAGAGTGCTTATCTTTCTCCTGAg ATCACACAAATGACTTGGCATCCAATTCACAAACAACCTACGTCTAATTTAAATAGCCCAACAACAATTGAATCAACACTATTAAAGCATTcggaaaataatcaatttcaaCGTTCCGTTTCTGTCCCGCGAGGAGCTGTAGAACAGAATGTTAATAGAGTCAAACTTGGAACCGTGACTAGAGAAAGACAGCTTTTCACTAAATATTCACATCAACAAACTCCGTCACCCACAAG AAAAATTACTTGGAATTTTCCGTTCCAATCGAACGACAGCCGTCAAGGTCGGTTTATCATCAGTAGAGCTGATATTCCAGTTGGTTCACGACGTCCAAGACGGGCTAGTCGAAAAGAAGAGTGCACCGCTAATTTGTACGATCTCCATGATTTAGTGCCCTAG
- the LOC124344625 gene encoding uncharacterized protein LOC124344625 isoform X1, giving the protein MAYYKKIRENVASNMAAFFVLTVPTAAYEQKLLADRDKNVEDKQLTTPLPKGSVKGFLGLAPVQESTLLQNRRLDAGLKSSSIALESATTDQPVDEPGQSNFVSIASVLTSTLDELKVNDVVWGRSSNDKYYQVTFPSGKNNAEEILQKLRILGIGSIYDTKLSVLQCSLQYNSQDTFLIDNKVETSDAETDADTDGEKAAERKLLSKTSRNEFIQSIKSRLAVAQVVEGVRASAVLSFDFIMFVLLAGMLAALGLVENSSVILVASMLVSPMMGPILAGTFGTVIQDHNLQRLGVKTELIGLALCLTFGFAFGIVYTSIANWNDGFWLKDEMVARGQLRSLWVGVLIALPSGAGVALSVLGGNAGSLVGVAISASLLPPVVNSGLLWAAALTKYIEFQISNNSSVLVAPETYKTTYSDNMAEEALLLGAVSLCLTLLNIFCIVLMGVIVLKIKEVTPDKEAPNTRRFWSHDIREVRNYNKTLAGKEAKSLITQIHEEINAKLEQEDAAASGTWRNCVQQIFTDPVYQTVRMKSAYLSPEITQMTWHPIHKQPTSNLNSPTTIESTLLKHSENNQFQRSVSVPRGAVEQNVNRVKLGTVTRERQLFTKYSHQQTPSPTRKITWNFPFQSNDSRQGRFIISRADIPVGSRRPRRASRKEECTANLYDLHDLVP; this is encoded by the exons ATGGCATATTATAA GAAAATCCGAGAAAACGTTGCGTCAAACATGGCCGCGTTTTTTGTTCTTACCGTTCCTACAGCGGCTTACGAACAAAAACTTTTGGCCGATCGTGATAAGAATGTCGAAGATAAACAACTGACGACGCCTTTGCCGAAGGGAAGTGTCAAGGGATTCCTGGGTTTGGCTCCCGTACAGGAATCGACTTTGCTTCAAAATCGTCGTTTAGATGCTGGCTTGAAATCCAGCAGCATCGCATTGGAATCTGCAACGACAG ACCAGCCCGTCGACGAACCCGGTCAATCGAACTTCGTCTCAATAGCTAgt GTACTCACTAGTACTCTTGATGAGCTCAAAGTCAATGACGTCGTTTGGGGACGTTCGAGCAACGATAAATATTACCAG gTGACTTTTCCTTCCGGTAAAAATAATGCTGAAGAAATTCTACAAAAACTTCGAATCCTAGGAATTGGTTCAATTTACGATACAAAATtgag CGTGCTCCAGTGTTCGTTGCAGTACAACAGTCAAGACACCTTCCTGATAGACAACAAAGTCGAGACTTCAGACGCAGAAACTGATGCAGACACTGATGG TGAAAAAGCTGCTGAACGTAAATTGCTTTCTAAAACGTCAAGAAACGAATTCATTCAGTCTATAAAGTCGCGACTCGCTGTTGCCCAAGTCGTCGAAG GAGTCCGTGCGAGTGCTGTTCTCTCGTTTGACTTCATCATGTTCGTCCTTCTTGCAGG TATGTTGGCGGCGTTGGGGCTAGTCGAAAATTCATCAGTCATTCTTGTGGCCTCTATGTTGG tgtcTCCTATGATG GGCCCTATTTTGGCGGGAACTTTTGGAACTGTTATTCAAGACCACAATCTTCAG CGTTTGGGCGTGAAAACTGAACTTATCGGACTAGCGTTATGTTTGACGTTCGGATTCGCATTCGGCATCGTGTATACTTCTATTGCAAATTGGAACGATGGTTTCTGGTTGAAAGATGAAATGGTGGCAAG GGGACAACTGCGTTCACTATGGGTGGGAGTGCTGATAGCCCTACCCTCAGGTGCAGGTGTTGCGCTCAGTGTGTTGG GTGGGAATGCTGGCTCTCTAGTGGGTGTTGCGATATCCGCATCGCTCTTACCACCTGTTGTAAACTCG GGTTTATTGTGGGCGGCCGCGTTAACTAAGTACATAGAAttccaaatttcaaacaacagCAGCGTATTGGTTGCACCCGAGACTTATAAAACTACATACTCTGATAATATGGCAGAAGAG GCATTGCTGCTTGGTGCTGTTAGCCTCTGTTTGACCCTTCTAAACATTTTTTGCATAGTTTTGATGGGAGTTATCGTCCTTAAG attAAGGAAGTAACGCCCGACAAAGAAGCACCAAATACCAGGCGGTTCTGGAGTCATGACATCAGAGAAGTGCGAAACTACAATAAAACACTAGCCGGAAAAGAAGCTAAAAGTTTAATAACTCA AATCCACGAAGAAATAAATGCCAAACTGGAGCAAGAAGACGCAGCGGCAAGTGGTACATGGAGGAACTGCGTACAACAGATTTTCACCGATCCTGTATACCAGACAGTCCGAATGAAGAGTGCTTATCTTTCTCCTGAg ATCACACAAATGACTTGGCATCCAATTCACAAACAACCTACGTCTAATTTAAATAGCCCAACAACAATTGAATCAACACTATTAAAGCATTcggaaaataatcaatttcaaCGTTCCGTTTCTGTCCCGCGAGGAGCTGTAGAACAGAATGTTAATAGAGTCAAACTTGGAACCGTGACTAGAGAAAGACAGCTTTTCACTAAATATTCACATCAACAAACTCCGTCACCCACAAG AAAAATTACTTGGAATTTTCCGTTCCAATCGAACGACAGCCGTCAAGGTCGGTTTATCATCAGTAGAGCTGATATTCCAGTTGGTTCACGACGTCCAAGACGGGCTAGTCGAAAAGAAGAGTGCACCGCTAATTTGTACGATCTCCATGATTTAGTGCCCTAG
- the LOC124344588 gene encoding leucine-rich repeat transmembrane protein FLRT2-like codes for MMTLDPASFINVSITELDLSYNRLQSLDPFVFLPLNQSLRNLKIGGNPLQPIRRGGHPHRPRPALPDGSLLLPSRNADLSGTSFNYLSVEVIRSLPSLRELDLSYNKLSSLTDLSLSALSALQSLRRIYLHGNPWYCDACVIGPMLKWLDISPASRHIKYGCRGLKTNAGNLTADYIDDDGAQPCPICQDPPAVAGVELPRLDHVNLPTCNYPPMLIDSQGLPSKPATAAGATLTPMGRFVIFLENPLYLALVCGVGVLAVAAVCAAFAVVSRHAASYYTNEEKRNKIGQMAHSRASEESEDLFPLTARGQWHRGRILTKDESSNKGNRSDQLKNVIEIESQQLSKNNNGRAKSDTASEQVLPSPITRASNNGAVTINVTSRGVNCPVINAYPLSTDHHDRSLF; via the exons ATGATGACGCTGGACCCGGCCTCATTCATCAACGTCAGCATCACCGAACTGGATCTGTCGTACAACCGTCTGCAGAGCTTGGACCCGTTCGTCTTCTTGCCACTCAACCAGTCACTTCGCAACTTGAAGATCGGCGGTAATCCGCTGCAA CCAATTCGACGTGGCGGACATCCCCATCGGCCGCGACCAGCACTTCCAGACGGATCTCTTCTCCTTCCATCACGGAATGCGGATCTCTCCGGCACTTCCTTCAATTACCTATCAGTCGAGG TGATCCGCTCGCTACCGTCGCTCCGCGAGCTGGACTTGTCGTACAACAAACTATCGAGCTTGACGGATCTCTCGCTCAGCGCCCTGTCGGCGCTTCAGAGCTTACGCCGGATCTACTTGCACGGGAATCCGTGGTACTGCGACGCCTGTGTCATTGGCCCGATGCTCAAGTGGCTGGACATTTCACCTGCCAGCCGTCACATCAAGTACGGCTGCCGAGGATTAAAGACCAACGCCGGCAACTTGACGGCCGACTacatcgacgacgacggggCTCAGCCGTGCCCAATTTGTCAAGATCCGCCGGCGGTGGCCGGAGTCGAATTGCCTCGACTGGATCACGTCAATCTGCCGACGTGCAACTATCCGCCCATGCTCATCGATTCGCAAGGGCTGCCCAGCAAGCCGGCCACTGCCGCCGGAGCCACTTTGACGCCCATGGGCCGCTTTGTCATCTTCCTGGAGAATCCGCTCTATCTGGCGCTTGTCTGTGGCGTCGGGGTGCTGGCCGTAGCGGCCGTCTGCGCCGCTTTCGCCGTAGTGTCACGCCACGCCGCCTCCTACTACACGAACGAAGAGAAGCGGAACAAGATCGGGCAGATGGCCCACTCGAGAGCGAGCGAAGAATCGGAGGATTTGTTCCCGCTAACGGCCAGGGGACAGTGGCATCGAGGGCGCATCCTCACCAAAGACGAGAGCAGCAACAAGGGGAACAGGAGCGATCAGCTCAAGAATGTGATCGAGATCGAAAGCCAACAGCTcagcaaaaacaacaacggtCGAGCGAAGAGCGACACGGCGTCAGAGCAAGTCCTGCCGTCGCCAATAACGAGGGCCAGTAATAACGGGGCAGTGACCATAAACGTCACGAGTCGTGGTGTCAACTGCCCCGTCATCAACGCCTATCCTTTGTCGACTGACCATCACGACCGCTCACTCTTTTGA